The segment TTTCTCGCTAGACGCGTGTCTTCGACATATCTGTTTAAACCTCTCTGTTGCTATAGCAACACTACTACATATACGCATATATTGATGTAACGTAACACCAATTTCTTAGTATCTATTGCGCTACtgacagaaaattaaattaagaaTTCAGTGGTTGTATCTATTCGCAGGCAAAGAATAACTAGTTCAAGTAGTTATTTGatcatttatttctgcataaatTATTGACAACAGTAGCATTGGATGGTTTTCACTAAAACTTGTTAGTTGCCTCGATTAGGAAGTCACATACTAAttatttctttgaaaatagccATACACCCTGCAGATAAGCAGCCGGCTACTGGCACGGTGATCAACCATGCAAATGcaatattacgaaataatttccatGACACGCCTTCACCGCCACGCGATGCCCATCCCACACAGACAACTGATCCCACTTTGCAATGTGTTGTTGACACAGGTAAACCAGCCTTACTTGCCAACAAAACTGTCACCGCTGCTCCTACCTGTGATCGATATTGAATCGGTAAATCATCTAtatcgaaattttatatttctgaTGCACATTCCGATATTATAACAGTTTTCAAAGCCTGATTCATACCTCTATAGTAAATCCAGTTGTTGGTGTAATACGTGCTAAATCTTGACCTAACGTTTGTATAACTCTACGTCCCCATATCCAAAGACCAGTTGATATTCCTAGACCACCATAAAGTAGAATAAGTAATGGAGTTTCTGCTTCTTGTCTAGCTGATCCCTCTGCGTATACAGCCCAAAGTGCAATAAGTGGTCCAATCGCGTTGCTGACATCGTTGCCACCGTGTGCGAAACTACCGAACGCAGCAGTCAGTACTTGCAGAAAAGCAAATAGTCTCGATACTTCCGGTGGCTCCTCGTTATTCCTTTCAAGTTCAACTTTAGCACCCTCGGTGTCCGATCCCGATGCCATTAACAGAGGGCTCGCGCTGCTATTACCGCGTAACTTTGGTGCTCCTTCTTTAGCGTTACCGttactactactactgctaCTACTTGGTGGGGCTTCCGATATAACGGATAATGCTGTAGTTTCTTTTTTATCACAGGTACCAaaatttgttgttgttgttgttgttattgttgttgcaGTTTCGTTGCTATTCAGTGAAAGTAATATCCTCTTTCTTTGCCACGGTACGACAAAGACATAAACAATGGCAGCGGAAAATAAACCAAAACTTATCGCGGCTATTAAACTACCCCACCATGGCAATTTGTCGAGCATTAAAACTGAAAACGGAGATTCGATAGAGATTATTATTAAGATAGTTTTAATATAGAAAAGTGTTCTAACAAGATACGAATATATGAATGTTTACGTTTAGGTCCGTCGTGTGCAACCGAGATAACATTAACAGCAACAGTGAGACCGTACGCTAATGGGAGAATAAGGAGACCTTGTTCCAAGGGCTTCTTTGCCTGGAGCACAGATTTTCTTAGAAGCCAAAATATAGCACCTGATACGATTCCGCTAAGTACAGGACTGGCAAACCAGGATGCTGCTATATTTGCCAGAGCTATCCACTTTACCTGTAATAGCAAAATATCGATTACATTGCAAAATAACAGGTATTTTATATTAGATAAAAGAATGAGACTACTGACCCCTGCAGTACCTTTACACACAAGTGAAAATCCAACTGTAGCACCAACAATGGAATGTGTTCCGGAAATAGGTAATCGTAATGCTGTCGCTAGCATTAGCCAGATACCAGATCCAGCTAAACTAGACAACGCTCCTATCATTAATTCTTTTTCATGGCCTTCGTACAACGTAACATCTAGTATTCCCTTTCTCATTGTATCGGAAACCTGAAAGAGATATTTTCGTTAATACTTTTGCCGATAATTGTCCTCGATCATAAGACGATGATCTATCTTTAACATACCTTATAGCCAATGAGTACAGCGCCAGCAATTTCG is part of the Lasioglossum baleicum chromosome 6, iyLasBale1, whole genome shotgun sequence genome and harbors:
- the Napi-iii gene encoding na[+]-dependent inorganic phosphate cotransporter type III, producing the protein MSIPYDENLVWIVVVGFLVAFVLAFGIGANDVANSFGTSVGAGVLTIFQACILATIFEIAGAVLIGYKVSDTMRKGILDVTLYEGHEKELMIGALSSLAGSGIWLMLATALRLPISGTHSIVGATVGFSLVCKGTAGVKWIALANIAASWFASPVLSGIVSGAIFWLLRKSVLQAKKPLEQGLLILPLAYGLTVAVNVISVAHDGPKLLMLDKLPWWGSLIAAISFGLFSAAIVYVFVVPWQRKRILLSLNSNETATTITTTTTTNFGTCDKKETTALSVISEAPPSSSSSSSNGNAKEGAPKLRGNSSASPLLMASGSDTEGAKVELERNNEEPPEVSRLFAFLQVLTAAFGSFAHGGNDVSNAIGPLIALWAVYAEGSARQEAETPLLILLYGGLGISTGLWIWGRRVIQTLGQDLARITPTTGFTIEVGAAVTVLLASKAGLPVSTTHCKVGSVVCVGWASRGGEGVSWKLFRNIAFAWLITVPVAGCLSAGCMAIFKEIISM